The Saprospiraceae bacterium genome includes a window with the following:
- a CDS encoding putative metal-dependent hydrolase, translated as MDILKFPVGKLKLPDTVEQDHLHGFIDSISTFPDVLASLISTFSDEELDTPYRPEGWTARQVIHHLADSHCHALMRFKWSLTEDKPTIKPYLEAQNALLVDYLLPVQPSLDILKGIHEKWATIMLHMKSEDWIKGYYHPETGRFFRLDQVAAMYDWHCRHHLEHIRLCKKTT; from the coding sequence ATGGACATATTAAAATTCCCTGTAGGAAAATTGAAGCTGCCTGACACAGTTGAACAAGATCATCTGCACGGTTTTATAGACTCTATCAGTACTTTTCCTGATGTGCTTGCTTCACTGATCAGCACTTTTTCTGATGAAGAGCTCGACACGCCATACAGGCCGGAAGGCTGGACTGCGAGACAAGTGATACATCATCTCGCGGATAGTCACTGCCATGCCTTGATGCGATTCAAATGGTCACTGACAGAAGACAAACCGACTATCAAACCCTATCTGGAAGCTCAAAATGCCTTGCTTGTGGATTATCTCCTTCCTGTGCAACCATCTTTGGACATACTCAAGGGAATCCATGAAAAATGGGCGACAATCATGCTGCATATGAAGTCTGAAGACTGGATCAAAGGGTATTACCACCCAGAAACCGGACGTTTTTTCAGATTAGATCAGGTGGCAGCTATGTATGACTGGCACTGCAGGCATCACCTGGAACATATCAGATTGTGCAAAAAGACAACCTGA
- a CDS encoding glycosyltransferase: MKEVSKKIICTVTNDLIQDNRMIRICNTLSDMGHQVILVGRKRKISLPLEHKQFHQVRLHCFFEKGFSFYLVYNLRLTYFLFRNIGKNDIIYSVDTDTLLAGGVVKWMKRCRQIFDAHEYFTKVPELIHKPFVRWVWSIIEKNFIPKSDAHITVGDALAKLMSEKWAVSFTALYNVPYLESIKEAHLQNEVPVTNNVPVIIYVGMLNKGRGLDQMIKSMKHIPDAVLWIVGEGDITSELKKMAEESEACRNIIFKGGKNPNETKTLLEQATIGINLLDSSSESYYYSLANKFFDYMHAGLPSVNMDFPEYRHIINKYEVGITIDGLSEDKIAHAINSMLKNKEKLEHMHTECMKAKQFHNWELEAAKLSDLVMRIF; this comes from the coding sequence ATGAAAGAGGTATCAAAAAAAATCATTTGTACCGTCACTAATGACCTCATTCAGGATAATAGGATGATCAGGATTTGCAATACGCTGTCCGATATGGGGCATCAGGTAATTTTGGTGGGAAGAAAGCGAAAAATATCATTGCCTTTGGAGCATAAACAGTTTCATCAGGTCAGATTACATTGTTTTTTTGAAAAAGGATTTTCTTTCTACCTTGTGTACAATCTTCGTTTGACGTATTTTTTGTTCAGAAATATCGGTAAAAATGACATCATCTATTCGGTAGATACCGATACATTGCTTGCAGGAGGTGTAGTAAAGTGGATGAAACGATGCCGCCAAATCTTTGATGCTCATGAATATTTTACAAAAGTACCTGAACTCATTCATAAGCCATTTGTCAGGTGGGTATGGTCAATCATTGAAAAAAACTTTATCCCTAAGTCTGATGCTCACATCACTGTCGGTGATGCACTTGCAAAACTGATGAGTGAAAAATGGGCTGTCTCCTTCACTGCTTTGTATAATGTTCCATATCTTGAATCAATAAAGGAAGCGCATCTTCAAAATGAAGTACCTGTCACTAATAATGTACCTGTCATCATTTATGTAGGTATGCTTAATAAGGGACGCGGACTTGATCAAATGATAAAAAGTATGAAACATATTCCTGATGCTGTATTATGGATAGTTGGGGAAGGAGACATCACCAGCGAGCTTAAAAAGATGGCTGAGGAGTCGGAAGCATGCCGAAACATCATTTTTAAAGGAGGGAAAAATCCAAATGAAACAAAAACCCTGTTGGAGCAAGCAACAATAGGTATTAATTTGCTGGATTCAAGCAGTGAGAGTTATTATTACTCATTGGCCAATAAATTTTTTGATTATATGCATGCAGGATTACCATCTGTCAATATGGATTTTCCTGAGTATCGCCATATTATAAATAAATATGAAGTAGGCATCACTATAGATGGTTTAAGTGAGGATAAGATTGCCCACGCGATCAACTCAATGCTCAAAAACAAAGAAAAACTTGAGCATATGCATACGGAATGCATGAAGGCAAAACAGTTTCACAACTGGGAGCTTGAAGCAGCAAAACTATCTGATTTGGTAATGAGGATATTTTGA
- a CDS encoding S8 family serine peptidase, with product MQKTQNCQNWVTVGALNYKKGINTIAPFSNYGLSQVDLFAPGMMIYSTTPENTYAPLQGTSMAAPVVAGVAATIRSVYPSLTAEQVKEVLINSVNKINEEVVIPGGSGDKSAFSKLCVSGGIVNLYKALEYAATVKGKKKIKEVKA from the coding sequence TTGCAAAAAACACAAAACTGCCAAAACTGGGTCACTGTAGGTGCCTTAAATTATAAGAAGGGCATCAATACGATAGCTCCATTTTCAAATTACGGATTGTCACAAGTAGATTTGTTTGCTCCAGGCATGATGATCTACAGTACCACTCCTGAAAACACCTATGCGCCATTACAAGGTACAAGTATGGCAGCACCTGTAGTGGCTGGTGTTGCAGCAACTATCAGGTCAGTTTATCCATCTCTTACTGCAGAACAAGTGAAAGAAGTATTGATCAATTCAGTCAATAAAATCAATGAAGAAGTGGTAATACCCGGGGGAAGCGGGGACAAATCGGCATTTTCAAAATTGTGTGTTTCAGGGGGTATTGTAAATCTTTACAAAGCACTTGAGTACGCTGCAACTGTAAAAGGTAAAAAGAAAATAAAAGAAGTGAAAGCATAA
- a CDS encoding YtxH domain-containing protein, translating into MRIGRILFGILSAIGVGAILGVLFAPDKGSVTRAKLSKKTNDVGEDLNAKFTDVVETVNKKMEAIKEEASKMATELKKKTENTRLEHTENARMN; encoded by the coding sequence ATGAGAATCGGTAGAATACTTTTCGGTATCCTGAGTGCTATTGGAGTCGGTGCAATACTTGGTGTTTTATTTGCTCCGGATAAAGGTAGTGTCACCAGGGCAAAACTTTCAAAAAAAACCAACGATGTTGGTGAAGACCTGAATGCTAAATTTACGGACGTGGTCGAAACTGTAAACAAAAAAATGGAAGCTATCAAAGAAGAAGCCAGTAAAATGGCAACTGAATTGAAGAAAAAAACTGAAAATACACGTTTGGAGCACACTGAAAACGCAAGAATGAATTAG
- a CDS encoding DEAD/DEAH box helicase — protein MEDSTYILKKYWGYDKFRSPQDLIIDSVMKLQDTIALLPTGGGKSVCFQVPSMMFQGKTIVVSPLIALMQDQVDQLRVRNINAKSLHSNLTYQQIDPFWMTLYMAISNYCISRRRGSNPRCFHFVSQKPKLAL, from the coding sequence TTGGAAGATAGTACATATATATTGAAAAAGTACTGGGGATACGACAAGTTCAGATCACCTCAGGACCTCATTATTGATAGCGTGATGAAGCTACAGGATACCATAGCTTTATTACCTACAGGTGGTGGCAAGTCTGTATGTTTTCAGGTACCATCCATGATGTTTCAAGGTAAGACTATTGTTGTATCACCCCTTATTGCATTGATGCAGGATCAGGTAGATCAATTGAGAGTCAGAAACATCAATGCAAAATCGCTGCATTCCAATCTGACTTACCAACAAATAGATCCATTTTGGATGACTTTGTATATGGCGATATCAAATTATTGTATATCTCGCCGGAGAGGATCAAATCCGAGATGTTTTCACTTCGTATCGCAAAAGCCAAAATTAGCCTTATAG
- a CDS encoding RecQ family ATP-dependent DNA helicase, whose amino-acid sequence MDDFVYGDIKLLYISPERIKSEMFSLRIAKAKISLIAVDEAHCISQWGYDFRPSYFNISLLRDIHPKVPVIALTATATPKVITDIAEKLCLKNVAIFKKSFVRDNLSFTVIETENKMNEILQILDKVRGSAIIYVRNRKETIEIAQWLTYSGISCASYHGGMEKSIREKNQQAWMQNKVRLMVSTNAFGMGIDKPDVRLVIHMDIAPSIEEYYQEAGRAGRDGLPAFAVIVADASDAEAARKNYEDQYPSLEIISSVYDRLCRFHKVAYGAGMMETYDFHIVDFAEYLNLPVRKVFHILNMLEKEGWVAFSEAFKEPSRLMILADQEYLDFLHRENNIKTKVMVHLLRKYEGLFIEPVKIDEVKIAQELRMEEHQLTHYLQILRAEGYISYNQRSAEPQITFMQDRPEQNSFSINKRLYQERKKMAGDRLNAMITYAKNEEKCRQKILVEYFGEKVEDCGRCDICVGKSKIILTDEQLEKLYNHLLISASQQTVDIHQYVNLYPFNKRKRVLRAIKDFESEGRILIDNSGLIFPPA is encoded by the coding sequence TTGGATGACTTTGTATATGGCGATATCAAATTATTGTATATCTCGCCGGAGAGGATCAAATCCGAGATGTTTTCACTTCGTATCGCAAAAGCCAAAATTAGCCTTATAGCAGTCGATGAAGCTCATTGTATATCACAGTGGGGATATGACTTCAGACCATCATATTTTAACATATCACTTCTGCGTGATATACATCCCAAGGTTCCTGTGATAGCTTTGACGGCTACAGCGACTCCCAAGGTGATTACGGATATAGCAGAAAAACTTTGTCTGAAAAATGTTGCCATCTTTAAAAAGAGTTTTGTTCGGGATAACCTCAGTTTTACGGTGATAGAAACTGAAAACAAGATGAACGAAATCTTGCAGATTCTGGATAAGGTACGTGGTAGTGCGATAATATATGTGAGAAACAGAAAAGAAACTATAGAAATAGCTCAATGGCTCACCTACAGCGGTATCAGTTGTGCTTCATACCATGGTGGTATGGAAAAATCAATAAGGGAAAAAAACCAACAAGCCTGGATGCAAAACAAAGTCCGGCTGATGGTCTCAACCAATGCATTCGGAATGGGGATTGACAAACCCGATGTGAGATTGGTGATTCATATGGATATAGCTCCAAGTATCGAAGAGTATTATCAGGAAGCGGGTAGGGCAGGGCGTGATGGTTTGCCTGCTTTTGCGGTCATCGTCGCAGATGCATCTGATGCCGAAGCCGCAAGAAAAAATTATGAAGATCAGTATCCATCACTTGAAATTATCAGCAGCGTTTATGACAGGCTTTGCAGATTTCACAAAGTCGCCTATGGTGCCGGTATGATGGAAACATATGATTTTCACATTGTTGATTTTGCTGAATACCTAAACCTACCGGTACGAAAAGTATTTCACATATTGAATATGCTGGAAAAAGAAGGTTGGGTAGCATTTTCGGAAGCTTTTAAAGAACCTTCCAGATTGATGATTCTGGCAGATCAGGAGTACCTGGACTTTTTGCACAGAGAAAATAATATTAAAACCAAAGTGATGGTCCATCTGCTCAGGAAGTATGAAGGCCTTTTTATAGAACCGGTCAAAATTGACGAGGTCAAAATAGCACAGGAATTAAGAATGGAGGAACATCAACTGACACACTATCTCCAAATCTTAAGGGCAGAAGGATATATCAGCTATAACCAAAGGTCTGCAGAGCCTCAGATTACTTTCATGCAGGACAGACCTGAACAAAATTCTTTTAGCATCAATAAAAGATTGTATCAGGAGCGCAAAAAAATGGCCGGTGACAGACTCAATGCTATGATCACGTATGCCAAAAATGAAGAGAAATGCAGACAGAAAATCCTGGTAGAGTATTTTGGAGAAAAGGTCGAAGATTGCGGTCGTTGTGATATTTGTGTTGGAAAATCTAAGATCATTCTGACAGATGAACAACTTGAAAAGCTATATAATCATCTCCTGATATCTGCAAGTCAACAAACAGTCGATATCCATCAATATGTCAATTTGTATCCTTTCAACAAAAGAAAAAGAGTCTTGCGGGCCATAAAAGATTTTGAATCCGAAGGCAGAATATTGATCGACAATTCCGGACTTATATTTCCCCCAGCTTAA
- a CDS encoding transposase, with protein sequence MITQDAFTSGKSLIGTILDKMVGINKWQKVFFMEVTMLFLTIKGKINFTQMGRYSSSPEVRFRNMFKKAFDFVSINSLFITQQCGDELIVGFDPSYLSKSGKHTPNVGYFYSGVAGMIKRGMEFGCLAIIDVKQNTAYHLDAVQTPPVKKEDAETGLIKHYCKIFVERINTIKKHSEILVVDGWFNKQKFVGSMTKLGLEVICRLRPDANLKYLYNGPKMEGRGRPKKYSCKVDLKNIDKSVFKKTVDDGSKVIYEAVVYSISLKINIKVAYTEYLNEKGEVTNTILYFSTNTSRDSIDIVRYYKARFQMEFIFRDGKQFTGLDNCQARSVEKIHNHVNYAMTAVNVAKAIIRQGIEKDQPCSCSIQDIKTELFNQFLLERIFINYGIEPELQKNNELKRKILDFGKVAA encoded by the coding sequence ATGATTACACAAGACGCATTTACTTCCGGCAAAAGCCTTATAGGTACAATATTAGATAAAATGGTTGGCATCAACAAATGGCAGAAAGTATTTTTTATGGAAGTAACCATGTTATTTCTTACCATCAAAGGAAAAATCAATTTTACTCAGATGGGAAGATATAGTTCGTCGCCTGAAGTGAGGTTTCGCAACATGTTCAAGAAGGCATTTGATTTTGTATCAATCAATTCTTTATTTATCACCCAACAATGTGGCGATGAATTGATAGTGGGGTTTGATCCTTCATATCTTTCAAAGAGTGGGAAACATACACCTAATGTAGGCTATTTTTACTCTGGTGTAGCAGGCATGATCAAGCGAGGTATGGAATTTGGATGCTTGGCCATCATAGATGTCAAGCAAAATACAGCCTATCATCTTGATGCCGTACAGACACCACCGGTGAAGAAAGAAGATGCAGAAACTGGTCTGATCAAACACTATTGTAAGATATTTGTCGAAAGGATTAATACAATAAAGAAACATAGTGAAATCCTAGTAGTAGATGGTTGGTTTAACAAACAAAAATTTGTAGGATCAATGACCAAATTGGGGTTAGAAGTGATCTGTAGATTACGCCCCGATGCAAACTTAAAGTATCTTTACAATGGTCCGAAGATGGAAGGAAGAGGTCGCCCTAAGAAATACTCATGCAAAGTAGATCTCAAAAATATAGATAAGAGTGTATTCAAAAAGACAGTTGATGATGGGAGCAAGGTTATATACGAAGCAGTGGTGTATTCCATAAGTCTAAAGATAAATATCAAAGTGGCCTATACAGAATATTTAAATGAGAAAGGTGAAGTTACAAACACCATTCTTTATTTTAGCACCAACACGTCTAGGGATTCCATCGACATAGTCAGATATTACAAAGCCAGATTTCAAATGGAATTTATATTCAGAGACGGCAAACAGTTTACCGGATTGGACAACTGTCAGGCAAGGTCAGTGGAGAAAATCCATAATCATGTAAATTATGCCATGACGGCAGTCAATGTAGCTAAAGCAATCATACGGCAAGGCATAGAAAAAGATCAGCCCTGCAGTTGCTCCATTCAAGATATCAAAACAGAGTTATTTAATCAATTTCTGCTGGAAAGAATATTTATCAACTATGGTATTGAACCAGAGTTGCAAAAAAATAATGAATTAAAACGCAAAATATTAGATTTTGGGAAAGTCGCAGCTTAA
- a CDS encoding TCR/Tet family MFS transporter, giving the protein MIKKDAAIGFIFATLLLDVIGFGIIIPVLPRLLSEMLGIGINEASKYGGYLLFAFAVAQFIFSPVIGNLSDQYGRRPVLLLSLLGFSIDYLILAFAPDFWWFFIGRIIAGITGASFTTAAAYIADISTPETRSKNFGMIGAAFGLGFIIGPLLGGVLGQFGVKIPFYVAAALSFMNFLYGYFILPESLPLDKRRKFDIKRANPWGSLVHIGKYKNVRYLLLAYFFLYVGSHAVQSTWNYFTMYRFGWSEAMVGYSLAIVGILVASVQAMLAQKSALFFGLERSIVIGFGLYTAGMFLFSIANQSWMLFLFLIPYCFGGIAMPNLQSYMVGKVEPNQQGELQGTLTSLMSITTIIGPIMMTSIFYYFTTGLAPFAFPGIAFFVGGILMGISLIITWKVLLPKAPKWY; this is encoded by the coding sequence ATGATAAAAAAAGACGCTGCTATAGGTTTTATTTTTGCTACCCTTTTACTGGATGTGATTGGGTTTGGGATCATCATTCCTGTTTTGCCCAGGTTGCTTTCAGAGATGCTAGGTATAGGCATCAATGAAGCCAGCAAATACGGTGGTTATCTTCTTTTTGCATTTGCAGTAGCTCAGTTTATTTTTTCACCGGTGATTGGCAACCTTAGTGATCAGTATGGCAGAAGACCGGTTTTGTTATTATCTTTATTGGGATTCAGTATTGATTATCTCATCCTTGCATTTGCACCTGATTTCTGGTGGTTTTTTATAGGAAGAATCATTGCCGGTATCACGGGGGCAAGTTTTACCACAGCGGCTGCTTACATTGCAGATATCAGCACTCCCGAGACCCGTTCAAAAAATTTTGGTATGATAGGCGCTGCATTTGGATTGGGTTTTATCATTGGACCACTTCTGGGAGGTGTGCTCGGGCAGTTTGGCGTTAAAATCCCCTTTTATGTAGCCGCAGCACTGAGTTTTATGAACTTTTTGTATGGGTACTTTATTCTTCCGGAATCCCTGCCGTTGGACAAGCGCCGCAAATTTGATATAAAAAGGGCTAATCCATGGGGCTCATTAGTACATATTGGCAAATATAAGAATGTCAGATATTTGCTACTTGCGTATTTCTTTTTGTATGTGGGTTCGCATGCTGTCCAAAGCACCTGGAATTACTTCACAATGTACAGATTTGGATGGAGCGAAGCCATGGTGGGGTATTCACTCGCCATTGTAGGCATCCTGGTGGCATCGGTTCAGGCTATGCTTGCCCAAAAATCGGCTCTCTTTTTCGGACTTGAGCGTAGTATTGTCATCGGATTTGGTCTGTATACGGCAGGTATGTTTTTATTTTCCATCGCCAATCAGTCTTGGATGTTATTTTTATTTTTAATCCCTTATTGTTTTGGAGGTATCGCCATGCCTAATCTTCAGTCATATATGGTAGGTAAAGTGGAGCCCAATCAGCAAGGCGAACTGCAAGGGACGTTGACCAGCCTCATGAGTATTACGACCATCATTGGCCCAATCATGATGACCAGCATTTTTTATTACTTCACTACTGGATTAGCCCCATTTGCATTTCCAGGCATTGCTTTTTTTGTTGGAGGAATTTTGATGGGTATCAGTTTGATCATCACTTGGAAAGTACTGTTGCCTAAAGCTCCTAAATGGTATTAA
- a CDS encoding S8 family serine peptidase yields the protein MKYFFNVILFLAYSFQSIGQTSVPKDWFFGSPGETYNGISIQKAYTEILKNKTPKSVVVAVIDSGIDIDHEDLKENIWTNPGEIPGNGIDDDKNGYVDDVHGWSFLGNADGQNVAQDSYEATRVFAALRYKYENANPANLNKKQKAEYDDYVRAKEIVEKETNKAKMNLSQLDMVEQKVMSSLDELEKSIAGRTFDKNTLDSLNTEGNYLLTLSKNLSVEYLSDPNITSIADIKSIISEEIAQDRRDPSNKVNISYNPDFDPRKTIVKDNYADPYEKYYGNNDVKGPDPLHGTHVGGIIGAMRNNGLGSDGITPNVKLMSVRAVPDGDERDKDVANAIRYAVDNGATVINMSFGKGFSPEKSVVDEAVQYAAKKDVLLVHAAGNAGDNNDATPTYPNDTYRKKSGFLCKKHKTAKTGSL from the coding sequence ATGAAATATTTTTTTAATGTAATACTATTTTTGGCATATTCGTTTCAGTCCATAGGACAAACATCAGTTCCGAAAGACTGGTTTTTTGGCAGCCCGGGTGAAACATACAATGGTATTTCTATCCAAAAAGCGTATACAGAGATATTGAAAAATAAAACGCCCAAATCTGTTGTAGTAGCGGTAATCGACTCAGGGATCGATATAGACCATGAAGACCTTAAGGAAAATATATGGACAAATCCCGGTGAAATTCCCGGAAATGGCATTGATGATGACAAAAACGGATATGTGGATGATGTACATGGGTGGAGTTTTTTGGGTAATGCTGACGGACAAAATGTAGCACAGGATTCATATGAAGCTACTAGAGTTTTTGCTGCGCTGCGATACAAATATGAAAACGCCAATCCTGCAAACTTAAATAAAAAACAGAAAGCAGAATATGATGACTACGTCAGGGCAAAAGAAATAGTCGAAAAAGAGACAAACAAAGCCAAAATGAATCTCAGTCAATTGGATATGGTGGAGCAGAAGGTTATGTCCTCACTTGACGAATTAGAAAAATCGATCGCAGGCAGAACTTTTGATAAAAATACCTTAGATTCTCTAAACACAGAAGGAAATTACCTACTGACACTTTCAAAAAATCTTTCTGTAGAATATCTGTCAGATCCAAACATCACCAGTATAGCCGATATAAAATCTATCATCTCAGAAGAAATAGCACAGGATAGGAGAGATCCTTCCAATAAAGTTAACATATCCTACAATCCGGATTTTGACCCAAGAAAGACAATAGTAAAAGACAACTACGCTGATCCATATGAAAAATATTACGGAAACAATGATGTGAAAGGACCTGATCCATTGCATGGAACACATGTAGGAGGAATCATAGGAGCAATGAGAAACAATGGCCTCGGGAGTGACGGCATCACACCTAATGTAAAACTCATGTCAGTCCGTGCTGTCCCCGATGGAGATGAAAGAGATAAAGACGTAGCAAACGCCATCAGATATGCTGTAGATAATGGTGCCACTGTCATCAATATGAGTTTTGGAAAAGGATTCAGTCCTGAAAAGAGTGTGGTAGATGAAGCTGTCCAATATGCAGCAAAAAAAGATGTTTTGCTGGTACATGCCGCCGGTAATGCAGGAGACAATAACGATGCAACACCTACTTACCCAAATGATACTTACCGGAAAAAGTCAGGCTTTCTTTGCAAAAAACACAAAACTGCCAAAACTGGGTCACTGTAG
- a CDS encoding CPBP family intramembrane metalloprotease has translation MKDIKDNLLILVVMTIINLTVLWNYIANGETKHGVGYFIFFYVAILTIHFFTKKIPPLIDIEVKHPKHELLVATLFSILGLLFLSLNFMQKSGVIQKNLFTSVPILLGSFLFSTPLGILIYLLLKKYKILQLGFTIKPLIYFLLGALIYGLTGLFAYVFNEDGIIWKEGLQELGGVAGIFVQGIIGAALFEEFSRFVIQSRFEKIIKTSGISILFATAIWAFMHFPVTVYKGANISYTIVYCIQIIPLGFVWGYLTQRTKSILPSTLIHGLNLWGFQNG, from the coding sequence ATGAAAGACATAAAAGATAATTTACTGATATTGGTGGTCATGACTATAATTAATTTGACCGTACTTTGGAATTACATCGCTAATGGAGAGACTAAACACGGGGTAGGATATTTTATATTTTTCTATGTAGCTATTTTGACAATTCACTTTTTTACAAAAAAAATTCCACCTTTAATAGATATAGAAGTAAAACATCCTAAACATGAGCTATTAGTTGCAACTCTATTTTCAATATTGGGTTTGCTCTTTTTGAGCTTGAATTTTATGCAAAAGTCAGGTGTAATACAAAAAAATTTATTTACATCAGTTCCTATTTTACTTGGATCGTTTCTCTTTTCTACTCCATTAGGGATATTGATCTATTTATTACTGAAAAAATATAAAATTTTGCAACTTGGGTTCACAATTAAACCATTGATTTATTTTTTGCTTGGTGCATTAATTTATGGATTGACAGGGCTTTTTGCATATGTTTTTAACGAAGACGGCATTATTTGGAAAGAAGGCCTGCAAGAACTTGGCGGTGTAGCGGGGATTTTTGTTCAAGGAATAATAGGTGCCGCTTTATTCGAAGAATTTAGTCGATTTGTCATTCAGTCAAGATTTGAAAAAATCATTAAAACTTCCGGGATAAGTATTCTTTTTGCAACAGCCATTTGGGCTTTTATGCACTTTCCTGTCACTGTTTATAAAGGAGCAAACATATCATACACCATTGTATATTGCATTCAAATCATACCACTGGGTTTTGTTTGGGGATATCTGACACAGAGAACAAAATCTATTCTTCCTTCTACTCTTATTCATGGTCTAAACTTATGGGGATTTCAGAATGGTTAA